In one Spirosoma rigui genomic region, the following are encoded:
- the nagA gene encoding N-acetylglucosamine-6-phosphate deacetylase, translated as MGLLKLTNGTLITPYRYIRGGTLVIRDGLIVGIHEQDVDVPGAIDLDAGGHYVAPGFIDIHVHGGGGSDFMDGTPEAFLTIAELHARYGTTSMVPTTLTAETDDLLQTLDAYEAANRSNRRGASFLGMHLEGPYFAMSQRGAQDPRYIRNPDTAEYEAILAYSSSIVRWSAAPELAGAIPFGRRLREKGILAAVAHSDAIYEDVLEAYEHGYTLATHLYSAMSGVTRRNAFRYAGVIESALLLDMDVELITDGIHLPAPLLKLVYKIKGPDRIALITDAMRAAGMPEGESTLGSLKNGLTVVVEDGVAKLPDRTAFAGSVATAIQLVRNMVTLADVSLLDAVRMASTTPARIMGVDARKGTLAVGKDADIVIFDDQFTVQATLVNGRHIYSAQQTHPTL; from the coding sequence ATGGGGCTTCTCAAACTAACCAACGGTACGCTTATTACACCCTACCGATACATCCGGGGCGGGACCCTAGTGATCCGGGACGGTCTGATCGTGGGCATACACGAGCAGGACGTGGATGTTCCCGGCGCGATTGATCTGGACGCGGGGGGGCACTACGTAGCCCCGGGTTTCATCGATATTCACGTCCACGGCGGGGGCGGCTCCGATTTTATGGATGGCACACCGGAAGCCTTCCTAACCATCGCTGAACTCCACGCCCGCTACGGTACAACATCGATGGTGCCTACTACGCTAACCGCCGAAACTGACGACCTGCTGCAAACACTGGACGCCTACGAAGCGGCCAACCGATCAAACCGCCGGGGAGCTTCGTTTCTCGGGATGCACCTGGAAGGACCTTATTTCGCCATGAGCCAGCGGGGAGCACAGGACCCGCGCTATATCCGCAACCCTGACACCGCCGAATACGAAGCCATTCTGGCTTACTCATCGTCCATCGTACGCTGGAGCGCAGCCCCCGAACTAGCCGGAGCTATTCCATTCGGGCGACGGCTGCGGGAGAAAGGGATACTGGCCGCCGTCGCCCACAGCGATGCTATTTACGAGGACGTACTGGAAGCCTATGAACATGGATACACGTTGGCAACGCACCTGTACTCGGCCATGTCTGGGGTGACGCGCCGGAATGCGTTCCGCTATGCCGGGGTGATCGAAAGCGCGCTGCTGCTGGACATGGACGTGGAACTCATTACGGATGGTATTCACCTGCCCGCCCCGCTGCTCAAGCTGGTTTACAAGATCAAAGGTCCCGACCGGATTGCCCTGATTACCGACGCCATGCGGGCAGCCGGTATGCCCGAAGGGGAAAGCACGCTGGGATCACTGAAAAACGGTCTCACCGTTGTTGTCGAAGATGGCGTTGCCAAACTACCCGACCGGACGGCCTTCGCCGGCAGCGTTGCTACGGCCATTCAGCTCGTGCGTAATATGGTTACTTTAGCCGATGTATCACTGCTGGACGCCGTCCGGATGGCCAGTACGACGCCCGCCCGGATCATGGGCGTCGACGCCCGGAAAGGCACACTGGCCGTGGGCAAAGATGCCGACATCGTTATTTTCGATGACCAGTTTACGGTACAGGCTACGCTCGTAAACGGTCGACACATTTATTCAGCCCAACAAACGCACCCTACCCTATGA
- a CDS encoding glucosamine-6-phosphate deaminase has product MTPEVPPVRIFTVDSLQVKLASNRQELGQLAAQAAADRIRALSGERDFVNIIFASAPSQDEFLEALSLEVGIDWSRVRAFHMDEYIGLPADAPQNFGFYLRQRLFDRVAINEVYYLDGNAPDPDQECLRYSALLDQYPTDIVCLGIGENCHIAFNDPHVADFADPEHVKLVELDLTSREQQVHDGCFTALDEVPTHAMTLTIPALVNAPYLYCMVPASHKAQAVNHTLTDPISEHYPATILRTHPDTTLFIDPDSARIYLENAAH; this is encoded by the coding sequence ATGACCCCAGAAGTACCCCCCGTCCGCATCTTCACCGTCGACTCCCTCCAGGTCAAACTGGCCAGCAACCGTCAGGAACTGGGCCAGCTGGCCGCTCAGGCTGCCGCCGACAGGATACGAGCCCTGAGCGGTGAGCGCGACTTTGTCAACATCATCTTCGCATCGGCCCCGTCGCAGGATGAATTTCTCGAAGCCCTGTCGCTGGAAGTTGGTATCGACTGGAGTCGCGTCCGGGCATTCCACATGGACGAATACATTGGCCTGCCGGCCGATGCACCCCAGAATTTCGGCTTCTACCTCCGGCAGCGCCTGTTCGACCGGGTAGCGATCAACGAGGTCTATTACCTCGACGGCAACGCGCCCGACCCGGACCAGGAATGCCTACGCTACAGCGCCCTGCTGGACCAGTACCCCACCGACATCGTATGCCTGGGCATCGGCGAGAACTGCCACATTGCATTCAACGACCCCCACGTAGCTGACTTCGCCGACCCTGAGCACGTCAAGCTTGTTGAGCTGGACCTGACAAGCCGGGAACAGCAGGTACACGATGGCTGCTTTACCGCGCTGGACGAGGTACCAACCCACGCCATGACGCTGACCATCCCTGCCCTCGTGAACGCGCCCTATTTGTATTGTATGGTTCCCGCCAGTCATAAAGCACAGGCAGTCAACCACACCCTGACTGACCCCATTTCTGAGCACTATCCGGCCACCATATTGCGGACGCATCCCGACACAACCTTGTTCATCGACCCGGACAGCGCCCGGATTTATCTGGAAAACGCTGCGCACTAA
- a CDS encoding acyl-CoA desaturase, translated as MIVLAAFIGHWYLSLFCQTFFLHRYSAHKMFSMSKFWERFFYALTYVSQGSSYLSPRAYAVLHRMHHAFSDTPRDPHSPHHTKNIFTMMWKTKDIYNAVLHRKQPVERQFDKNYPEWSFIEKVGDSWVSRAGWGVLYSLFYIFAFVYLDMHWAFFLLLPVHFVMGPVHGAIINWSGHKYGYSNFDNHDKSKNSLILDVVMMGELFQNNHHKRPNSANFGAKWFEFDPTFPVIGLLHKLHIVRLRPTKDSQQAQQEVGHDRLVEEPKQKEIA; from the coding sequence GTGATTGTACTGGCCGCGTTCATTGGGCATTGGTATTTGTCTCTGTTCTGCCAAACGTTCTTCCTGCACCGTTATTCAGCCCATAAAATGTTTTCCATGAGTAAATTCTGGGAGCGTTTTTTCTACGCGCTGACCTACGTGTCGCAGGGATCGTCCTACTTGAGCCCCCGTGCCTACGCGGTGTTGCACCGGATGCACCACGCGTTCAGCGATACCCCCCGCGACCCTCACTCGCCCCATCATACGAAGAACATCTTCACGATGATGTGGAAGACTAAAGATATATACAATGCCGTCCTGCACCGCAAGCAGCCCGTTGAACGGCAGTTTGACAAGAACTACCCCGAGTGGAGTTTCATTGAAAAAGTGGGTGATTCGTGGGTATCACGGGCAGGCTGGGGTGTTCTTTACAGCCTCTTCTACATCTTCGCGTTCGTGTACCTCGATATGCACTGGGCGTTCTTCCTGCTGCTGCCCGTTCACTTTGTCATGGGACCCGTTCACGGAGCCATTATTAACTGGAGCGGTCACAAATACGGGTACTCGAACTTCGACAACCACGATAAATCCAAGAACTCGCTGATCCTGGATGTGGTCATGATGGGTGAACTGTTCCAGAATAACCACCATAAGCGCCCCAACTCGGCTAACTTCGGTGCCAAATGGTTTGAGTTTGATCCCACCTTCCCGGTTATCGGTCTGCTCCATAAACTGCATATCGTTCGGTTACGGCCAACGAAAGACAGCCAGCAGGCCCAACAGGAAGTAGGTCACGATCGCCTGGTGGAAGAGCCGAAGCAGAAAGAAATTGCGTAA
- a CDS encoding DUF4159 domain-containing protein, translating into MKKVFLALLVLQASFGVAQAQYAYKIAKLKYNGGGDWYANKTSMPNLIKFANANLRMNIFPEEDIVEPGSPDIFGYPFVHMTGHGNVTFSDTDVRNMRRYLMSGGFLHVDDNYGMDKFIRREMKKVFPELSFVELPFNHPVYQQRFKFASGLPKVHEHDGKSPQGFGLIYQGRLVCFYSYECDLGNGWEDQSVYNDPEPVRQQALRMGANLLQYATTTN; encoded by the coding sequence ATGAAAAAAGTCTTTTTAGCACTCCTGGTCCTGCAGGCGTCTTTCGGCGTAGCACAGGCACAATACGCCTATAAAATTGCCAAGCTCAAGTACAACGGCGGGGGCGACTGGTATGCCAATAAAACGTCGATGCCCAACCTGATCAAGTTTGCCAATGCCAACCTGCGGATGAACATCTTTCCGGAAGAAGATATTGTGGAGCCGGGCAGCCCCGACATTTTCGGCTATCCGTTTGTGCACATGACGGGCCACGGAAACGTCACCTTCAGCGATACCGACGTGCGGAATATGCGCCGGTACCTGATGTCGGGTGGGTTTTTGCACGTCGACGACAACTACGGTATGGATAAGTTCATCCGGCGGGAGATGAAGAAAGTATTTCCAGAACTGTCATTTGTGGAACTGCCTTTCAACCACCCCGTCTACCAGCAGCGGTTCAAATTCGCAAGCGGGCTGCCAAAAGTCCACGAGCACGACGGGAAGTCACCCCAGGGATTCGGGTTGATTTACCAAGGCCGGCTGGTATGTTTTTACAGCTACGAGTGTGATCTCGGTAACGGCTGGGAGGACCAGAGCGTCTATAACGACCCCGAACCCGTTCGGCAACAGGCCTTGCGCATGGGCGCCAATTTGCTGCAATACGCGACGACTACAAATTAA
- a CDS encoding 16S rRNA (uracil(1498)-N(3))-methyltransferase: protein MHLFYQPGDIRGDHSFLTEDDSRHAVKTLRLAMGDPIAVTDGHGNRHLSVITQADARRCAFRIVETQTTPPRPFSIRICVAPTKNNDRIEWFVEKAVEIGIERISFFFGHHSERRVFKRERLEKIAVSAMKQSLQGFMPRLDEAVSFGELLKTVDESQRFIGHLPDGDVPENLARVAVPGGQYAVLIGPEGDFSNAEIEQAVAAGFRMVTLGPNRLRTETAALTACQILNFIHA, encoded by the coding sequence ATGCATTTATTTTACCAGCCCGGCGACATCCGGGGTGACCATTCATTCCTTACTGAAGATGATTCTCGCCATGCCGTCAAGACATTACGACTGGCTATGGGCGACCCGATTGCCGTTACCGACGGGCACGGAAACCGTCATTTGAGCGTTATTACCCAGGCTGATGCCCGCCGGTGCGCCTTCCGGATTGTAGAAACCCAAACGACGCCCCCGCGCCCGTTTTCGATCCGAATTTGCGTGGCGCCCACGAAAAATAACGACCGGATCGAGTGGTTTGTGGAGAAGGCTGTCGAAATTGGCATTGAGCGAATCAGCTTCTTTTTCGGGCACCATTCCGAACGGCGCGTGTTTAAGCGGGAACGGCTGGAGAAGATTGCCGTGTCGGCGATGAAGCAGTCGCTGCAAGGTTTTATGCCCCGGCTGGACGAAGCCGTTTCGTTCGGGGAGTTGCTGAAAACAGTGGATGAATCACAGCGGTTTATTGGTCACTTACCCGATGGCGACGTACCGGAAAACCTGGCCCGGGTTGCCGTGCCGGGCGGGCAGTATGCGGTGCTGATAGGTCCCGAAGGCGACTTTTCAAATGCCGAAATTGAGCAGGCCGTGGCCGCCGGCTTTCGGATGGTTACCCTCGGCCCCAATCGATTACGAACCGAAACTGCGGCTTTGACTGCCTGCCAGATCTTAAATTTCATACACGCATGA
- a CDS encoding MarC family protein, whose protein sequence is MSFSFKEIISVTLILFSVIDVIGSLPVIIDLRKKIGKIESERATVVSGVLMVSFLFVGERILKLFGVDVASFAVAGALIIFLIGLEMILGRTIFKPDETSGGASHIVPIAFPLIAGAGTLTTIISLRAEYQTVNIIVGIVINLVLIYAVLKSSEWLENRLGPGGLAVLRKIFGIILLAIAIKLFKTNLIPDF, encoded by the coding sequence ATGTCATTCAGTTTCAAAGAAATAATCTCCGTCACGCTCATTCTCTTCTCGGTGATCGACGTGATTGGCTCCTTGCCGGTCATCATCGACCTGCGCAAAAAAATAGGTAAAATCGAGTCGGAGCGTGCCACGGTCGTGTCGGGCGTGCTCATGGTCTCGTTTCTGTTCGTTGGCGAGCGCATTCTTAAGCTGTTCGGGGTTGATGTGGCGTCATTTGCCGTAGCCGGCGCCCTGATCATTTTCCTGATTGGCCTGGAAATGATCCTGGGACGTACTATTTTCAAGCCCGATGAAACCAGCGGTGGGGCCTCCCACATCGTCCCCATTGCCTTTCCGCTCATCGCCGGTGCCGGTACCCTTACGACAATCATCTCGCTCCGGGCCGAGTACCAGACGGTCAATATCATCGTCGGTATCGTTATCAACCTGGTGCTGATTTATGCCGTATTGAAATCATCCGAGTGGCTCGAAAACCGGCTGGGACCGGGCGGGCTGGCCGTGTTGCGCAAAATTTTTGGAATTATCCTGCTGGCTATTGCCATTAAGCTTTTCAAGACCAACCTGATCCCGGATTTTTGA
- a CDS encoding aminotransferase class V-fold PLP-dependent enzyme has translation MITFYPGPSKVYPAVADYAAEAVRSGIVSLNHRSSGFMEVVKEAIQLLHEKLAIPADYQIAFVSSATECWEIVAQSLTAETSLHPFAGAFGQKWAEYAYRIKPPVNLSEADVLCIVQNETSNGSQVSMPSLAQFRAEFSGIIAVDAVSSMAGIAFDWTLADVWFASVQKCFGLPAGLAVLVYSPSALKRAQAIGENDHYNSLLFIHENFAKFQTPYTPNGLGIYLLMRVLQQVPAIAAVDALTRQRSADWYRFLTDWTTTPAGRGFSLLNDDPAVRSDTVIAVKGSEERIRAIKAAALQAGIQLGNGYGDWKQTTFRLANFPAITNDEISQLRQFLQDFR, from the coding sequence ATGATAACGTTCTATCCCGGCCCGTCGAAGGTGTACCCCGCCGTGGCCGATTATGCTGCCGAAGCCGTCCGGTCGGGTATTGTCAGCCTGAACCACCGGAGTTCGGGGTTTATGGAGGTGGTCAAAGAAGCCATCCAGCTGCTGCACGAAAAGCTGGCTATCCCCGCCGATTACCAGATCGCATTCGTTTCGTCGGCAACGGAATGCTGGGAGATCGTGGCGCAGTCGCTCACGGCCGAAACCAGCTTGCACCCCTTTGCGGGCGCTTTCGGTCAGAAATGGGCGGAATACGCCTACCGGATCAAACCACCGGTCAATCTCAGCGAAGCCGACGTACTCTGCATTGTGCAAAACGAAACCTCCAACGGGAGTCAGGTGAGCATGCCGTCGCTGGCCCAGTTCCGGGCGGAGTTCTCGGGTATCATCGCGGTTGATGCCGTATCATCCATGGCGGGGATCGCATTCGATTGGACACTGGCTGACGTCTGGTTTGCGTCGGTGCAAAAATGTTTTGGCCTGCCTGCCGGCCTGGCGGTGCTGGTTTATTCGCCCAGCGCGTTGAAACGCGCCCAGGCCATCGGCGAAAACGACCATTACAACAGCCTGCTCTTCATCCACGAAAACTTCGCCAAGTTTCAGACGCCTTACACGCCTAATGGCTTGGGTATCTACCTGCTCATGCGGGTACTGCAACAGGTGCCGGCCATTGCCGCTGTGGATGCCCTGACCCGTCAGCGATCGGCCGACTGGTATCGGTTTCTGACGGACTGGACCACCACCCCGGCCGGTCGGGGCTTTTCCCTGCTGAACGATGACCCCGCCGTTCGATCTGACACGGTCATTGCCGTCAAGGGGAGCGAGGAGCGAATCAGGGCCATTAAAGCAGCGGCTTTGCAGGCGGGTATCCAGCTCGGTAACGGCTACGGTGACTGGAAGCAAACGACGTTCCGTCTGGCTAATTTCCCCGCCATTACCAACGATGAGATTAGCCAACTCCGTCAGTTTCTGCAAGATTTCCGGTAG
- the aroQ gene encoding type II 3-dehydroquinate dehydratase produces MKQILIINGPNLNLLGKREPDIYGNRSFVDYLKTLESLFPDVQLRYFQSNHEGELLDKIHELGFDIDGIVINAGAYTHTSVALGDALSAVTAPAVEVHISNVHARESFRHHSYLSAKCKGVIVGLGLRGYELAVRYLIGD; encoded by the coding sequence ATGAAACAGATCCTGATTATTAACGGCCCCAACCTCAACCTGTTAGGCAAGCGTGAGCCGGATATTTATGGCAACCGCTCGTTTGTCGATTACCTGAAAACCTTGGAGTCTTTGTTTCCCGACGTGCAACTACGGTATTTTCAGTCGAACCACGAGGGCGAACTGCTGGATAAAATTCACGAGCTGGGCTTCGATATAGATGGTATCGTCATCAATGCGGGGGCGTATACCCATACATCCGTAGCCCTGGGCGACGCCCTCTCGGCGGTGACGGCCCCGGCGGTGGAAGTGCATATTTCCAACGTCCACGCCCGCGAATCGTTCCGGCACCACAGCTACCTGTCGGCCAAATGCAAAGGTGTTATTGTGGGGCTGGGCTTGCGGGGCTATGAACTGGCCGTGCGGTACCTGATCGGTGATTAA
- the xerD gene encoding site-specific tyrosine recombinase XerD, which yields MWQSYINAFKNYLKLERSLAENSVEAYLHDAEKLHEYILLTNPSLSPMQVSARELMNFLMYLGELGLSAHSQARMLSGLKSFFKYLLLENLIQHDPTQLLEAPKLGRKLPDTLSFPEIEAMLDAIDLSTPGGTRDRALIEVLYSSGLRVSELVGLRLTNCYFDAGFVRVLGKGDKVRLVPIGQDAMHYTRLYLDHVRSGLNVQKGDEDTIFLNLRGSQLSRITVFTTIKKLAAEVGIQKAISPHTFRHSFATHLIEGGADLRAVQQMLGHESITTTEIYTHLDRDYLQQTLREFHPRSKR from the coding sequence ATGTGGCAAAGTTATATAAACGCCTTTAAGAACTACCTCAAACTGGAACGGTCGCTGGCCGAAAACTCGGTGGAGGCATACCTGCACGATGCCGAGAAACTGCACGAATATATCCTACTGACAAACCCGTCCCTGAGTCCTATGCAAGTGTCGGCGCGGGAGCTGATGAACTTTCTGATGTACCTGGGCGAGCTGGGTCTGTCGGCCCACAGCCAGGCTCGCATGCTGTCGGGGCTGAAGTCGTTCTTTAAGTACCTGCTGCTCGAAAACCTCATCCAGCATGACCCAACGCAGTTGCTGGAAGCGCCAAAGCTGGGCCGCAAACTGCCCGACACACTAAGCTTTCCCGAGATCGAAGCCATGCTGGACGCAATTGACCTCTCTACCCCGGGCGGCACCCGCGACCGGGCGTTGATCGAGGTGCTGTACAGCTCGGGCCTGCGCGTGTCGGAACTGGTTGGCCTCCGGCTCACGAACTGCTACTTCGACGCTGGCTTCGTTCGGGTATTAGGCAAGGGCGACAAAGTGCGGCTCGTTCCGATCGGTCAGGACGCCATGCACTACACCCGCCTGTACCTCGACCATGTACGAAGCGGACTCAACGTCCAGAAGGGCGACGAAGACACCATTTTCCTCAACCTGCGGGGGAGCCAGCTGTCGCGCATTACGGTCTTCACAACCATTAAAAAGCTGGCCGCTGAAGTAGGTATCCAGAAAGCCATTAGCCCCCACACCTTCCGGCACTCGTTCGCTACCCACCTTATCGAAGGGGGAGCCGACCTGCGGGCGGTGCAGCAGATGCTGGGCCATGAATCCATCACGACTACCGAGATCTATACCCACCTCGACCGCGACTACCTGCAACAGACCCTCCGCGAGTTTCACCCGCGTAGTAAACGGTAG
- a CDS encoding GRP family sugar transporter has translation MFVTTNATVAIVLCLITMLSWGSWANAQKFVTKSAPLYVFYRDYVYGILIAALIMAFTLGSFGTQGRSVLDDIRQADLKYCLIALAGGVVFNIGNMLLTVGISMAGISVAMPVGTGLSLAIGLVINYLAEPKGSIPLLVAGGVTILGAMVFSSLAYRAKQKQDDSGDSSGNSKGIWIALAGGLVAGFFFRVTSESLASDLESPEAGLLTPYTATALFALGLTISNPLIEQLVRRFVLSDKPGARPYADTPAREHLAGLGGGLIWGVGLVALLLGAKQAGDAVSYGISQGATIVSVLWGLVIWKEFRGAPASAHRFLWLMGVTYVAGLLLIVMARS, from the coding sequence ATGTTTGTAACCACAAATGCCACAGTAGCCATTGTGCTATGCCTGATCACCATGCTCAGCTGGGGCTCCTGGGCCAACGCGCAGAAGTTCGTTACGAAATCGGCACCCTTGTATGTCTTTTACCGCGACTACGTCTACGGTATCCTGATAGCAGCTCTGATCATGGCGTTCACGCTGGGCAGCTTTGGTACCCAGGGTCGCTCCGTCCTGGATGATATCCGGCAGGCTGACCTCAAGTATTGCCTGATTGCCCTGGCCGGTGGTGTCGTCTTCAACATTGGAAACATGCTGCTCACGGTGGGCATCAGCATGGCAGGTATCTCCGTTGCCATGCCCGTTGGTACGGGCTTGTCGCTGGCTATTGGCCTGGTCATCAATTACCTGGCTGAACCGAAGGGGAGTATTCCACTCCTGGTGGCGGGGGGAGTCACCATCCTGGGAGCCATGGTTTTCAGCTCGCTGGCCTACCGGGCAAAACAGAAACAGGACGACTCCGGTGACTCGTCCGGCAACAGCAAGGGAATCTGGATTGCCCTGGCGGGTGGTCTGGTCGCAGGTTTTTTCTTTCGGGTTACGTCAGAGTCACTGGCGTCCGATCTGGAAAGCCCCGAAGCCGGACTACTGACGCCCTATACCGCGACGGCCCTCTTCGCCCTTGGACTGACCATTAGCAATCCGCTGATCGAGCAACTGGTCCGCCGGTTCGTTCTGTCCGATAAACCGGGCGCCCGCCCCTATGCCGATACGCCCGCCCGGGAGCACCTGGCCGGGCTGGGTGGCGGGCTGATCTGGGGCGTTGGTCTGGTAGCGCTCCTGCTAGGGGCCAAACAAGCCGGCGATGCCGTTTCGTACGGTATCAGCCAGGGGGCAACAATCGTATCCGTGCTCTGGGGACTCGTTATCTGGAAGGAGTTCAGGGGTGCCCCCGCCAGCGCCCACCGTTTCCTCTGGCTCATGGGCGTTACCTACGTAGCAGGGCTCCTGCTGATCGTTATGGCCCGTTCCTGA
- a CDS encoding aminotransferase class V-fold PLP-dependent enzyme, which translates to MIDEAALLTGQKHLFSLPDGIHYINCATRSPFSKAVEQAGHDALSQHANPFGLHPDDFFAGSARVRSLFSALVHNPDPERIAIIPSVSYGMGVVARNLPNKPGIRRGQQIVLVDSEFPSDVYAWDRVRAELDLTLTVVTMPTDSPRGDRWNERILDAIGLDTALVVTPAVHWMYGIRFDLEAIGKRAREVGAWLAVDGTQSVGAMPFHLDAVQPDALICAGYKWLMGPYSLGLAYFGPAFDEGIPLEESWMNRLDSNQFHRLMDYQPVYRPKAYRYNVGEQTHFIQMPMLETALTQLLNWQPDRIQDYTRALLAPAWASLEALGCSVEPANGSTGRSHHLVGLWLPDHADPMAVTQALQAERVSVSARARVLRIAPHLYNTPTDIDALVSVLTNVL; encoded by the coding sequence ATGATTGACGAAGCTGCTCTGCTTACCGGACAGAAACATCTGTTCTCCTTACCCGACGGAATCCACTACATTAATTGTGCCACCCGATCTCCTTTCAGCAAAGCCGTTGAGCAGGCCGGGCACGACGCACTGAGCCAGCATGCCAATCCGTTTGGGCTACACCCCGACGATTTTTTCGCCGGCTCAGCGCGGGTGCGTTCGTTATTTTCTGCCCTTGTTCATAACCCGGACCCGGAACGAATTGCTATTATCCCATCGGTCTCCTATGGCATGGGCGTGGTTGCGCGTAACCTCCCGAACAAACCTGGTATCCGGCGGGGTCAGCAGATTGTCCTCGTCGACAGTGAGTTTCCCAGTGATGTTTATGCCTGGGATCGGGTACGGGCTGAACTGGACCTGACTCTTACGGTTGTGACCATGCCCACCGACTCCCCCAGGGGCGACCGCTGGAATGAGCGAATATTGGATGCCATCGGGCTCGACACGGCACTGGTTGTAACGCCCGCTGTGCACTGGATGTACGGTATCCGCTTCGACCTGGAAGCTATCGGCAAGCGCGCCCGGGAAGTGGGCGCCTGGCTGGCCGTCGACGGAACGCAATCGGTTGGTGCCATGCCTTTCCATTTGGATGCTGTTCAGCCCGACGCGCTGATCTGCGCGGGGTACAAATGGCTGATGGGCCCCTACTCCCTCGGGCTCGCTTACTTCGGACCAGCTTTCGACGAGGGTATCCCGCTGGAAGAAAGCTGGATGAATCGACTCGACAGCAACCAGTTTCACCGGCTGATGGACTACCAGCCCGTCTACAGACCCAAGGCGTACCGGTACAACGTGGGGGAGCAGACGCACTTTATTCAGATGCCCATGCTCGAAACGGCCCTGACGCAACTCCTCAACTGGCAACCCGATCGGATTCAGGACTATACCCGCGCCCTGCTGGCTCCGGCCTGGGCCAGCCTGGAAGCACTGGGCTGCTCCGTTGAACCCGCCAACGGCAGCACCGGTCGAAGCCACCACCTCGTTGGCCTGTGGCTACCCGACCACGCCGATCCCATGGCCGTGACGCAGGCCTTGCAGGCCGAACGCGTATCGGTATCGGCGCGGGCGCGGGTACTACGTATCGCCCCCCACCTCTACAATACCCCCACCGACATCGACGCCCTCGTGAGCGTCCTGACAAACGTTTTATAA
- a CDS encoding alpha/beta fold hydrolase, with protein sequence MISRTWVFIMLLGSSLTALAQQVPYGNNPAAGHVQLVRGIQFYYEVYGEGKPLLMIHGNGGSISKFSNNIPYFAERYQVIAVDSRAHGKSTDPGDSLSFEMMADDFAALLTAMHIDSAYVDSRAHGKSTDPGDSLSFEMMADDFAALLTAMHIDSAYVVGWSDGGISAILLALRHPEKVKKVVSTGANFSPDSTAISPSLWKKAQNFYVSNKDRVRTTPEEKNKWKVFTLDVLQPNVPLSTLRSIKIPALIIAGDHDIIVTEHTVAIARTIPNAWLWIVPHSGHATLREHADEFNRKLDEFFRYP encoded by the coding sequence ATGATCAGCAGAACATGGGTTTTTATCATGCTATTGGGCAGTAGTTTAACGGCGCTGGCTCAACAGGTGCCCTACGGAAATAACCCAGCCGCCGGTCATGTTCAACTCGTAAGGGGAATTCAGTTCTATTATGAAGTCTACGGTGAAGGCAAACCGCTGTTGATGATTCACGGCAATGGAGGAAGTATCAGCAAGTTCAGCAATAATATACCCTATTTCGCCGAACGCTACCAGGTTATTGCCGTTGATAGCCGTGCTCACGGCAAGTCGACAGACCCGGGCGACTCGCTCAGTTTTGAGATGATGGCCGATGATTTTGCGGCTTTATTGACGGCTATGCACATCGACTCAGCCTACGTTGATAGCCGTGCTCACGGCAAGTCGACAGACCCGGGCGACTCGCTCAGTTTTGAGATGATGGCCGATGATTTTGCGGCTTTATTGACGGCTATGCACATCGACTCAGCCTACGTCGTCGGGTGGAGCGACGGCGGCATCAGCGCTATTTTGCTGGCGCTTCGTCACCCCGAAAAAGTAAAAAAAGTAGTATCGACCGGCGCGAATTTCTCACCCGACTCAACCGCCATTAGTCCTTCCCTGTGGAAAAAGGCTCAAAATTTTTACGTCAGCAACAAGGACAGGGTGCGCACAACGCCCGAGGAAAAGAATAAATGGAAAGTCTTTACCCTCGATGTGCTGCAACCCAACGTTCCACTCAGCACGCTCAGGTCGATTAAAATACCTGCCCTTATTATAGCCGGCGATCATGATATAATTGTAACTGAGCATACGGTAGCCATTGCCCGCACTATACCCAATGCCTGGCTGTGGATAGTACCGCATAGTGGTCACGCTACGCTGAGAGAACATGCTGACGAGTTCAACCGGAAACTGGACGAGTTTTTCCGCTATCCTTAG